A genomic region of Pseudomonas frederiksbergensis contains the following coding sequences:
- a CDS encoding glycogen/starch/alpha-glucan phosphorylase codes for MTQEPLVREAEVAAFRDAVLTKLTYAVGKDPDHAFDHDWFEAIALAARDHMVEHWMDHTRQIYRKGQKRVYYLSLEFLIGRLLYDSLSNLGLLDVAREALTELGVDLERIRLLEPDAALGNGGLGRLAACFMESMSTLGIAGHGYGIRYEHGLFRQAIVDGWQQEQTENWLNFGNPWEFERPEVIYPIGFGGGVETVVDASGKTRQVWSPSETVRAVAYDTPVVGWRGASVNTLRLWRARAMEDLHLERFNAGDHLGAVAEVARAESISRVLYPADSTEAGQELRLRQEYFFVAASLQDLLRRHRNMHTSVLTLGDHAAIQLNDTHPSIAVAELMRQLIDVYDVAWDAAWQITVDTLSYTNHTLLPEALETWPVGLMERMLPRHMQIIYLINAQHIDSLRAKGIHDFDVLRAVSLIEEDNGRRVRMGNLAFLGSHSVNGVSGLHTQLMRSTVFSELHKLYPERINNKTNGITFRRWLYQANPELTAMMVDALGPDLLDNPEQRLIGLEPFAEKAAFRNKFAEQRLHSKKALAYLIHERLGIAVNPAAMFDVQVKRIHEYKRQLLNLMHTVALYQAIRAEPEIDWVPRVKIFAGKAAASYHQAKLIIKLTNDIARVVNNDPTVRGLLKVVFLPNYNVSLAESIIPAADLSEQISTAGFEASGTSNMKFGLNGALTIGTLDGANVEMSERIGVEHMFIFGLTAQQVEARKQNHEFHAAPDIAASHRLNDVLQAIRGGVFSPDEPSRYTGLIDSLIDYDRFLVCADFDSYWHAQARVEEHWHDSKAWWRSAVLNSARMGWFSSDRTIREYATDIWKALE; via the coding sequence ATGACTCAAGAACCACTTGTTCGCGAAGCTGAGGTGGCCGCATTTCGCGACGCCGTATTGACCAAACTTACCTATGCAGTGGGCAAGGACCCGGATCACGCCTTTGACCATGACTGGTTTGAAGCCATTGCCCTGGCCGCACGTGATCACATGGTCGAGCACTGGATGGACCACACGCGGCAGATCTACCGCAAAGGCCAGAAGCGCGTTTACTACCTCTCGCTGGAGTTCCTCATCGGCCGCTTGCTCTACGATAGCCTGAGCAACCTTGGCCTGCTCGACGTGGCCCGCGAAGCGCTGACCGAGTTGGGCGTAGACCTGGAGCGCATTCGCCTGCTGGAGCCGGACGCTGCGCTGGGCAACGGTGGTCTCGGTCGTCTGGCGGCGTGCTTCATGGAAAGCATGTCGACACTCGGGATTGCCGGCCATGGCTACGGTATTCGTTATGAACACGGCTTGTTCCGTCAGGCGATTGTCGATGGTTGGCAGCAGGAGCAGACCGAAAACTGGCTGAATTTCGGCAACCCCTGGGAGTTCGAGCGGCCGGAAGTGATTTACCCGATCGGTTTCGGCGGTGGCGTAGAGACCGTGGTCGATGCCAGCGGCAAGACCAGGCAAGTCTGGTCGCCTTCGGAAACCGTGCGGGCGGTAGCCTATGACACGCCGGTGGTCGGCTGGCGCGGCGCTAGCGTCAACACCTTGCGCCTGTGGCGTGCACGGGCCATGGAGGATTTGCATCTGGAGCGTTTCAACGCCGGAGATCACTTGGGTGCGGTGGCCGAAGTGGCCCGTGCAGAAAGCATCTCCCGTGTGCTGTATCCGGCTGACAGCACCGAGGCCGGTCAGGAGCTGCGGCTGCGTCAGGAGTACTTCTTCGTCGCCGCCTCCTTGCAGGACCTGTTGCGCCGTCACCGCAACATGCACACCTCGGTGCTGACCCTGGGCGATCACGCGGCGATCCAGCTCAACGACACTCACCCCTCGATCGCCGTGGCCGAATTGATGCGTCAACTGATCGATGTGTACGACGTGGCGTGGGATGCGGCCTGGCAGATCACTGTCGATACGCTTTCCTACACCAACCACACGCTGCTGCCGGAAGCGCTGGAAACCTGGCCGGTGGGGCTGATGGAGCGGATGTTGCCGCGGCACATGCAGATCATCTATTTGATCAACGCCCAGCACATCGACTCGCTGCGAGCCAAAGGCATTCATGACTTTGACGTATTGCGCGCGGTGTCGCTGATCGAAGAAGACAACGGTCGCCGGGTGCGCATGGGTAATCTGGCGTTTCTGGGTTCCCACAGTGTTAACGGCGTGTCCGGCTTGCACACGCAACTGATGCGCAGCACGGTGTTTTCCGAGCTGCACAAGCTGTATCCGGAGCGGATCAACAACAAGACCAACGGCATTACATTCCGCCGCTGGCTCTATCAGGCCAACCCGGAACTGACGGCGATGATGGTCGATGCGCTGGGCCCGGACTTGTTGGATAACCCGGAGCAACGGCTGATCGGCCTGGAGCCGTTTGCCGAGAAGGCGGCGTTCCGCAATAAGTTCGCCGAGCAGCGTCTGCACAGTAAAAAGGCGTTGGCCTATCTGATTCATGAACGGTTGGGGATCGCGGTTAACCCGGCGGCGATGTTCGACGTGCAGGTCAAACGGATTCACGAGTACAAACGCCAGTTGCTCAACCTGATGCACACCGTGGCGCTGTATCAGGCGATCCGCGCCGAGCCGGAAATCGATTGGGTGCCGCGGGTGAAGATCTTCGCCGGCAAAGCCGCGGCCAGTTACCACCAGGCCAAACTGATCATCAAGCTGACCAACGATATCGCTCGAGTGGTGAACAACGACCCGACGGTGCGCGGCCTGTTGAAGGTGGTGTTCTTGCCCAACTACAACGTCAGCCTGGCGGAGAGCATCATTCCGGCGGCCGACTTGTCGGAGCAGATTTCTACGGCCGGTTTTGAGGCTTCCGGTACCAGCAACATGAAGTTCGGCCTCAACGGCGCACTGACCATCGGCACTCTGGACGGTGCCAACGTGGAAATGAGTGAGCGCATTGGCGTGGAGCACATGTTCATCTTCGGTCTGACGGCGCAGCAGGTTGAGGCGCGCAAGCAGAATCACGAGTTCCACGCTGCGCCGGATATCGCCGCCTCCCATCGGCTGAACGATGTGTTGCAAGCAATTCGCGGCGGTGTGTTCTCCCCGGATGAGCCGTCGCGTTACACCGGGTTGATCGATTCGTTGATCGACTATGACCGCTTCCTGGTCTGCGCCGACTTCGACTCCTACTGGCACGCCCAGGCGCGGGTCGAAGAGCACTGGCACGACTCGAAGGCGTGGTGGCGCTCGGCAGTGCTCAACAGCGCGCGCATGGGCTGGTTCTCGTCCGACCGGACCATTCGCGAGTACGCCACGGATATCTGGAAAGCGCTGGAGTAA
- a CDS encoding YkgJ family cysteine cluster protein, which produces MMKPNLIAAAEIDRLDTWAKYSAPMCGSCVSSCCTLPVEVKIKDLIRIGIVDEFELGEPPKNIAKRLQKEGIVERYNQKSEIFTLQRMSNNDCLYLDRKSRLCTIYEKRPDTCRNHPKIGPRPGYCAYKPKEVVRESSSSRTLERF; this is translated from the coding sequence ATGATGAAGCCGAACCTGATCGCCGCCGCGGAGATCGACCGTCTCGATACCTGGGCCAAGTACTCTGCCCCGATGTGCGGCTCGTGCGTGTCCAGTTGCTGCACGCTGCCGGTCGAGGTCAAGATCAAAGACCTGATCCGCATCGGCATCGTCGACGAATTCGAACTCGGCGAACCACCAAAGAACATCGCCAAGCGCTTGCAAAAGGAAGGAATCGTCGAGCGCTATAACCAGAAGTCCGAGATCTTCACGCTCCAGCGCATGAGCAACAACGATTGCCTGTACCTGGATCGTAAGAGCCGTTTGTGCACTATTTATGAAAAGCGCCCGGACACGTGCCGCAATCACCCGAAAATCGGCCCACGGCCTGGGTATTGCGCGTACAAGCCAAAAGAAGTCGTGCGCGAGAGCAGCAGTAGCCGGACGTTGGAAAGGTTTTAA